CGTTTACCGCTTTTTGCAGACGATGAAATCACTGGGTTATGTGGCTCAGGAAGGCGAGTCGGAAAAATATTCTCTGACGCTCAAGCTCTTTGAGCTTGGCGCGCGCGCATTGCAGAATGTCGACCTTATTCGTAGCGCAGATATCCAGATGCGCGAACTGTCGCGTCTGACAAAAGAGACCATTCACCTGGGCGCGCTGGATGAAGACAGCATTGTCTACATCCATAAAATCGACTCCATGTATAACCTGCGTATGTATTCGCGCATCGGTCGTCGTAACCCGCTCTACAGTACCGCTATCGGTAAAGTGCTGCTGGCCTGGCGCGACCGCGATGAAGTTCGACAGATCCTCGAAGGCGTCGAGTATAAGCGGAGTACCGATCGCACTATTGTCTCTACCGACGCGCTGCTGCCGGTACTGGATCAGGTTCGCGAGCAGGGATACGGCGAAGATAACGAAGAGCAGGAAGAAGGGCTGCGCTGCATCGCGGTGCCGGTATTCGACCGCTTTGGCGTGGTTATCGCGGGGCTGAGTATCTCTTTCCCGACGCTGCGTTTCTCCGAAGAACGCCTGCACGAGTATGTTGAGATCCTGCATACCTCCGCGCGGAAAATTTCCGCACAGATGGGGTATAACAACTATCCGTTCTGACAGACCCGTTCTGATGAAAAGCCGCAGCGAGCCTGCGGCTTTTTACTGCGTCTGATTAACCGTTGTCCACGACGGTTTCGCTTTTGCGCAGTACCGGACAGGCGGTAATGCCGATAAGTCCGCTGTCAGAATGAATGAACTGTGTGCTCACTACCTGTCTTGCCGTCAGGTAGCAACACTGTAATCCCAGTCCTGCAGCGTTCTCGTGGCTACCAATTAATATCCCATAACCGCTGAAAAGCAGCGCAACCCAGGCCACCACTAAAAGTGCGGCAATACGAATCAAATAGCGCATTACGGCTCCGTTTGTTAACGTTCAGGCATACAGCCTGCCGTGGCTGCCGCTGCGTCACAAGGAGAGGATTCCGTATTCCGTGAGTTAACGTTACAGTGATATTTGGTTTAAGGTTTCCGTGATAATTTGGCCCCGTAGATGCCGTAACGGAGAAGGTAGTGAAAAAATTCAGATGGGCTATTTTGCTGGCCGTGCTGGTGGCCTGTTTATTGTTGTGGATGCAGACGCTCAATGTGATGTGCGATCAGGACGTTCAGTTTTTCAGCGGCATTTGTACTATCAATAAGTTCATTCCCTGGTAACGCGTCACTCAGGCGATGCCCTTGCGCCGCCGCGGTGGTAAGATAGCGCGTTTCCCTGAGGTGGTTAGCATGAACGACATTATCAATTCTGGTGCTTTAAATTTCGCCGCCCTGGCGATTTCTCTCTTTGGTGCCATCGTGGCGCTGGTGGCCTGGTTCTTTATCAATCGCGCAAGCGTGCGCGCAAACCAGCAGGTCGAACTGCTGGAAGCGCTGCTTGAACAGGAAAAGCGTCAGACCGCACTGTTGCGTCGTCTGTGTGAGGCGAACGAGCCGGAGGCGCAGACGCCTGCGGCATCTGCTGACGCAACACAGGATGACGATGACGGTTTCGTCCGCCTTGTGGCTGAACGTTAACCATCAACGCCCCGGAGGTGATGGGCATGGTCTGGAAGAACCCCTGGTACGACCCTACAAAAGCGCATCACCGCCCGGACGGGTTTTGCAACACGCGTGAAGTCGGGCATCAGCCCGGCGATTTGCGCCGCTGGCAGGATGAACGTAAAGCGCAGGGGCTGCCGCATCCGCCTGCTGGCGGGTACGACGCGTTTATCCGCCAGTGGTGGCAGCCTGCAGTTATTGACGGCGTCGAAGACGGCGTCTGGTGGCTCGGCCATGCCACGCTGCTGCTGCGTCTTAACGGTCGCTATTTGCTCACCGATCCGCTTTTCTCCCGCCGGGCTTCGCCCGTGAATTTCTATGGCCCCGTTCGTAAAACGCCGCTACCGCTGGAGCTTGCCCGCCTGCCGCGCATCGACGCGGTGCTGATTTCCCATAATCATTACGATCATCTGGACAACAGCACGGTCCGCCGCCTTGCGAAACGTTTTCCTGATGCGGCGTTTTTTGTGCCGCTGGGGCTGAAGGCATGGTTTGTGAAACGCGGCATCCGCAACGTCACAGAATTTGACTGGTGGGGCAATCAGTCTCTGGAAGAGCTGAACATCACTGCCGTTCCGGCACAGCACTGGAGCATGCGCACACCGTGGGACCGAAACCGCTCGCTATGGTGCGGCTGGGTGATTGAAAGCGCTACGCAGCGTTTCTGGTTTAGCGGTGACAGCGGTTATACGCCTGAACTGCTTGAAATCCCGCGCCGCCTCGGGCCGCTCACGGGCGCGGCCATTCCCATTGGTGCCTACGCGCCGCGCTGGTTTATGGCGCCGCATCATATGGATCCGCAACAGGCGGTCGGACTCTGGCAGGATACAGGTCGCCCTCTTGCCATTCCTATACATTGGGGCGTTTTTGAACTGGCTGATGAATCGCTGGATACGCCGCCTGCCGAGCTGATAAACGCGCTTGCTGAACGTGGCGAAAAAGCGGAAATGTTTGCGCCGCGCCGTATCGGGCAATATTTATCGCTGGCTGCAAATAAACGCTGATTAAGAATATATCTGATTGGTTATATTTGCTTCTGTCAGGATGATTTATTAAACGCTTTGCTTATTCCCGCTGCCTCTTTTTGAGGCAACTTTCATTAAAATGTCATTATTTTGGTGCAGGAGAAAATTGGCTTGTACAATTTCTTTTGATTTGTACATTATTTACTGCCTTCAGGCTGTAATAAAGCCTCGTTAAAATGAAGTTTAACCACATTTATGAATAAGCTTTTGCAGAAATAATAACAGCGCGAAAAATAATGCCTGTGCTTTCCCGCGTCGCCTGGACGAACCGAAGTTATTGAGCTACTGTTAAAAAGTGCATTCTGGCTTTATACCAGATACCGGGCGGTGAAGTGACCCTTACAGGGCTTCGCGGGCCCATTCTGTGCTTTATTGTCAGGGACATAGCGTTCTGTTGAGGAATCTGTGCGACAGATCGTGCAGCGTATAAAAATGGCTTGCCATTGTTTACGTTGTGTGTGATAACAAGTTTTGGGTTAAACGAGGTACAGTTCTGTTTATGTGTGGCATTTTCAGTAAAGAAGTCCTGAGTAAACACGTTGTCGTTGAATACCGCTTCTCTGCCGAACCTTATTTTAGTGCCTCAAGCAGTAATGTCTCAGTTTTATCTAAGTCAGCGCCCGCGGGCGAACAAAACAATTGAAGGAATTTGCGAAATGGCAAAGATTAAAGGTCAAGTTAAGTGGTTCAACGAATCTAAAGGTTTTGGTTTCATTACTCCTGCTGACGGCAGCAAAGATGTGTTCGTACACTTCTCTGCAATCCAGGGTAATGGTTTCAAAACTCTGGCCGAAGGCCAGAACGTTGAGTTCGAGATTCAGGACGGTCAGAAAGGTCCGGCAGCTGTTAACGTAGTTGCTATCTAATCGCACTTAAACTGACCCGGTGCCTTGTTTCACCGGCCAGCTATTTTAAAGCCCCGCCCACTGGCGGGGCTTTTTCATGTCTGAGGCGCATCAGCGTTTCCCCGACTGCCGAATCACGTTACACTTCGCGTTTTGCGCTGTTTCGGAGTCCGCATGTCTTTTATTTGCCCCCTTTGCCATTTGCCGCTGGAGCCGCAGGCCAACAGCTTTCGCTGTGCCAGTCATCATCAGTTTGATATCGCAAAGGAAGGGTACGTGAATCTTCTTCCGGTGCAGCATAAGCGCTCGCGGGATCCGGGCGACAGTATCGAAATGATGCAGGCGCGCCGCGCGTTTCTCGACGCCGGTCACTACGCGCCGCTTCGCGAGCGCACCGCGCAATTGTTGAATGAGCGCCTGCCGCAAAGCGGTGCCACGCTGCTGGATATTGGCTGCGGGGAAGGGTATTACACCAGCGCGTTTGCCGCGCTCGCGACCACCCACGGCGGGCAGAGTTTTGGGCTTGATGTATCAAAAAGCGCCATCCGTTTTGCCGCGAAGCGTTATACGGATATCTCGTTTTGCGTCGCCTCCAGCCACCGGTTGCCGTTCCCGGATGCCTTTTTCGATGCGGTAGTGCGCATTTACGCGCCCTGCAAGGCCGAAGAGCTGGCGCGTGTGGTGAAACCCCGTGGCGTGGTGGTGACCGTCACGCCTGGCCCGCGTCATCTTATCCAGCTCAAAGGGCTTATTTATGATGAAGTGCGGCTGCATGCGCTGAATGAAGAATCGCTGCCCGGCTTTGCGCTCGCCGAAGAACAGGCGTTACGCTATGAGATGTGCCTGAATGGCGAAGAGGCGACGACGCTTTTACAGATGACGCCTTTCGCCTGGCGCGCCCGCCCGGAAGTATGGGCGGCGCTAAAAGAACAAACGGCGTTTGACTGTGAAACCGATTTTTGCCTGCGCGTCTGGCAGCGCGAGGCTTAACCCGCGAAATGGCTCCAGAGGATCTGGCAGCCGATACCGATAAGCACGACACCGCCCAGAATTTCCGCCCGCTTGCCAAGCAGCGGGCCGATAAAGCGGCCTACCATCATACCGAGCGTTGACATGATCAGCGTGGCGCAGCCGATGGCGAGCGCGGTTTTAATAATATCCACCTGCAGGAAGGCGAGTCCGACGCCAACTGCCATCGCGTCAAGGCTGGTGGCAAATGCGGTAGTCACCAGCAACCAGAAGCTGTGACGGCGAATTTTCTCGGGTGCTTCCTCACAGCCGCGCACGCCTTCAATAATCATTCTGCCCCCAAGAAACACCAGCAGCACAAACGCTATCCAGTGGTTCCAGGTCAGCACAAACTGTGTAGCGAGAAGGCCGAGCAACCAGCCAACCAGTGGCGTAATCGCTTCGATAACGCCAAAGATCAGCCCCGTGCGCAGCGCTTCAGAAAATTTGGGTTTATGGAGTGTGGCGCCTTTGCCGATGGAGGCCGCGAATGCGTCCATGGACATGCCGAAGGCGAGAAGCAGAGTTGCGGAAAGATTCATTGCACAGTCCTGACCGGGATCACCATATACACGCCGTCCGCCCCCAGTAAAAAGCGGCCGCGTGCCTATGGTCTCGCCTGACTGAAAGGGCTTCAGTCCGTACGCACCACGTTTTG
This sequence is a window from Cronobacter sakazakii. Protein-coding genes within it:
- a CDS encoding MBL fold metallo-hydrolase → MGMVWKNPWYDPTKAHHRPDGFCNTREVGHQPGDLRRWQDERKAQGLPHPPAGGYDAFIRQWWQPAVIDGVEDGVWWLGHATLLLRLNGRYLLTDPLFSRRASPVNFYGPVRKTPLPLELARLPRIDAVLISHNHYDHLDNSTVRRLAKRFPDAAFFVPLGLKAWFVKRGIRNVTEFDWWGNQSLEELNITAVPAQHWSMRTPWDRNRSLWCGWVIESATQRFWFSGDSGYTPELLEIPRRLGPLTGAAIPIGAYAPRWFMAPHHMDPQQAVGLWQDTGRPLAIPIHWGVFELADESLDTPPAELINALAERGEKAEMFAPRRIGQYLSLAANKR
- the kdgR gene encoding DNA-binding transcriptional regulator KdgR; its protein translation is MAIAELDKQPDSVSSVLKVFGILQALGEEREIGITELSQRVMMSKSTVYRFLQTMKSLGYVAQEGESEKYSLTLKLFELGARALQNVDLIRSADIQMRELSRLTKETIHLGALDEDSIVYIHKIDSMYNLRMYSRIGRRNPLYSTAIGKVLLAWRDRDEVRQILEGVEYKRSTDRTIVSTDALLPVLDQVREQGYGEDNEEQEEGLRCIAVPVFDRFGVVIAGLSISFPTLRFSEERLHEYVEILHTSARKISAQMGYNNYPF
- a CDS encoding YebO family protein, which gives rise to MNDIINSGALNFAALAISLFGAIVALVAWFFINRASVRANQQVELLEALLEQEKRQTALLRRLCEANEPEAQTPAASADATQDDDDGFVRLVAER
- the mgrB gene encoding PhoP/PhoQ regulator MgrB, with protein sequence MKKFRWAILLAVLVACLLLWMQTLNVMCDQDVQFFSGICTINKFIPW
- a CDS encoding YobH family protein — encoded protein: MRYLIRIAALLVVAWVALLFSGYGILIGSHENAAGLGLQCCYLTARQVVSTQFIHSDSGLIGITACPVLRKSETVVDNG
- the mntP gene encoding manganese efflux pump MntP codes for the protein MNLSATLLLAFGMSMDAFAASIGKGATLHKPKFSEALRTGLIFGVIEAITPLVGWLLGLLATQFVLTWNHWIAFVLLVFLGGRMIIEGVRGCEEAPEKIRRHSFWLLVTTAFATSLDAMAVGVGLAFLQVDIIKTALAIGCATLIMSTLGMMVGRFIGPLLGKRAEILGGVVLIGIGCQILWSHFAG
- the cspE gene encoding transcription antiterminator/RNA stability regulator CspE, with product MAKIKGQVKWFNESKGFGFITPADGSKDVFVHFSAIQGNGFKTLAEGQNVEFEIQDGQKGPAAVNVVAI
- a CDS encoding DUF2627 domain-containing protein — translated: MCGIFSKEVLSKHVVVEYRFSAEPYFSASSSNVSVLSKSAPAGEQNN
- the rlmA gene encoding 23S rRNA (guanine(745)-N(1))-methyltransferase yields the protein MSFICPLCHLPLEPQANSFRCASHHQFDIAKEGYVNLLPVQHKRSRDPGDSIEMMQARRAFLDAGHYAPLRERTAQLLNERLPQSGATLLDIGCGEGYYTSAFAALATTHGGQSFGLDVSKSAIRFAAKRYTDISFCVASSHRLPFPDAFFDAVVRIYAPCKAEELARVVKPRGVVVTVTPGPRHLIQLKGLIYDEVRLHALNEESLPGFALAEEQALRYEMCLNGEEATTLLQMTPFAWRARPEVWAALKEQTAFDCETDFCLRVWQREA